One stretch of Glycine soja cultivar W05 chromosome 7, ASM419377v2, whole genome shotgun sequence DNA includes these proteins:
- the LOC114419983 gene encoding 60S ribosomal protein L29-1, translating to MAKSKNHTAHNQSYKAHKNGIKKPKRHRHTSTKGMDPKFLRNQRYARKHNKKSGETATEEE from the exons ATGGCTAAGTCGAAGAACCACACCGCTCACAACCAGTCCTACAAGGCCCACAAGAATggcatcaaaaagccaaagaggCACCGCCACACTTCCACCAAAGGG ATGGATCCAAAGTTTCTGAGGAACCAAAGGTACGCGAGGAAGCATAACAAGAAGAGCGGTGAAACAGCCACGGAAGAAGAGTAA